From Staphylococcus delphini, one genomic window encodes:
- the acnA gene encoding aconitate hydratase AcnA has protein sequence MASNLKAQAKKSFQLNGKNLTYYDLNTLEEQGYTQISRLPYSIRVLLESVLRQEDGFVITDEHIKALSSFGKENEKGEVPFKPSRVILQDFTGVPAVVDLASLRKAMDDVGGDLTKINPEVPVDLVIDHSVQVDSYANPESLERNMKLEFERNYERYQFLNWATKAFDNYNAVPPATGIVHQVNLEYLANVVHVREENGEQVAFPDTLVGTDSHTTMINGLGVLGWGVGGIEAEAGMLGQPSYFPIPEVIGVRLTNELPQGANATDLALRVTELLRKKGVVGKFVEFFGPGVDKLPLADRATIANMAPEYGATCGFFPVDDETLKYLRLTGRSDAHIETVETYLKQNHLFFDVNEEPNYTDVVDLDLSTVEASLSGPKRPQDLIFLSDMKKEFEKSVTAPAGNQGHGLDKSEFDKTATVNFKDGSTTEMTTGDIAIAAITSCTNTSNPYVMLGAGLLAKKAVEKGLEVPSYVKTSLAPGSKVVTGYLRDSGLQSYLDQLGFNLVGYGCTTCIGNSGPLLEEIEKAIADEDLLVTSVLSGNRNFEGRIHPLVKANYLASPPLVVAYALAGTVDIDLHSEALGQDQQGNDVFLKDIWPSIQEVADAVESVVTPELFKEEYKSVYDNNELWNQIDTTDQPLYDFDPQSTYIQNPTFFQGLSKEPSAIQPLSNLRVMGKFGDSVTTDHISPAGAIGKDTPAGQYLTANGVSPRDFNSYGSRRGNHEVMVRGTFANIRIKNQLAPGTEGGYTTYWPTGEVMPIFDAAMKYKEDGTGLVVLAGNDYGMGSSRDWAAKGTNLLGVKTVIAQSYERIHRSNLVMMGVLPLQFKEGESADTLGLDGTETIAVDLDENVQPGQTVKVTATKEDGTTVEFDVTARFDSNVEIDYYRHGGILQLVLRKKLASA, from the coding sequence ATGGCTTCAAATTTAAAAGCACAAGCAAAAAAGTCATTCCAATTAAATGGTAAGAACTTAACGTATTACGATTTAAACACTTTAGAAGAACAAGGTTACACACAAATTAGTCGTTTACCATACTCAATTCGTGTGTTACTTGAATCTGTTTTACGTCAAGAGGATGGCTTTGTTATTACGGATGAACACATTAAAGCACTTTCATCTTTCGGTAAAGAAAACGAAAAAGGTGAAGTGCCATTTAAGCCGTCACGTGTTATTTTGCAAGACTTTACTGGTGTGCCAGCGGTCGTGGACTTGGCTTCATTACGTAAAGCGATGGATGATGTAGGTGGGGACTTAACTAAAATCAATCCTGAAGTACCAGTAGACTTAGTTATCGACCACTCTGTACAAGTAGATAGCTATGCGAATCCTGAATCGTTAGAACGCAACATGAAATTAGAATTTGAACGTAACTATGAGCGTTACCAATTTTTAAACTGGGCGACAAAAGCGTTTGATAACTATAATGCAGTACCGCCAGCAACAGGTATCGTTCACCAAGTTAACTTAGAGTATTTAGCGAATGTTGTCCACGTACGTGAAGAGAATGGTGAGCAAGTTGCATTCCCTGATACGTTAGTAGGTACTGACTCTCATACAACGATGATCAATGGTTTAGGTGTTCTCGGTTGGGGTGTTGGTGGTATCGAGGCTGAAGCGGGTATGCTCGGTCAACCTTCATATTTCCCAATTCCTGAAGTGATTGGTGTACGTTTGACGAACGAATTACCACAAGGTGCGAATGCTACAGACTTAGCTTTACGTGTAACTGAATTATTACGTAAAAAAGGCGTTGTTGGTAAATTCGTTGAGTTCTTCGGTCCTGGTGTAGACAAATTACCACTTGCAGACCGTGCGACAATCGCAAATATGGCGCCTGAATATGGTGCGACTTGTGGTTTCTTCCCAGTTGACGATGAAACATTAAAATATTTACGTTTAACAGGACGTTCTGACGCGCACATTGAAACAGTTGAGACATACTTAAAACAAAACCACTTGTTCTTTGATGTCAATGAAGAACCGAACTATACAGATGTGGTAGATTTAGATTTATCAACTGTTGAAGCGTCTTTATCTGGTCCTAAACGTCCTCAAGATTTAATTTTCTTAAGCGACATGAAAAAAGAATTCGAAAAATCTGTTACTGCACCAGCGGGTAACCAAGGTCATGGTTTAGATAAGTCAGAATTCGATAAAACAGCGACAGTGAACTTTAAAGACGGCTCAACAACTGAAATGACGACAGGTGATATTGCGATTGCAGCGATTACATCTTGTACGAACACATCAAACCCATATGTCATGTTAGGTGCAGGTTTGCTAGCGAAAAAAGCAGTTGAAAAAGGTTTAGAGGTGCCATCTTATGTGAAGACATCTTTAGCACCTGGTTCAAAGGTCGTAACAGGTTATTTACGTGATTCAGGCTTACAAAGTTACTTAGATCAATTAGGCTTTAACTTAGTGGGTTATGGCTGTACAACTTGTATCGGTAACTCAGGTCCATTATTAGAAGAAATTGAAAAAGCGATTGCTGACGAAGATTTACTCGTGACTTCTGTGTTATCAGGTAACCGTAACTTCGAAGGTCGTATCCATCCATTAGTGAAAGCAAACTATCTTGCGTCACCACCACTTGTTGTTGCGTATGCATTGGCAGGTACTGTAGATATCGATCTTCACAGCGAAGCATTAGGTCAAGATCAACAAGGCAATGATGTGTTCTTGAAAGATATTTGGCCATCAATTCAAGAAGTTGCAGATGCAGTGGAAAGCGTTGTAACACCTGAACTCTTTAAAGAAGAATATAAGAGCGTGTATGACAACAACGAATTATGGAATCAAATCGATACAACTGATCAACCGTTGTACGACTTTGATCCACAATCAACATACATTCAAAATCCAACATTCTTCCAAGGTTTATCGAAAGAACCTAGCGCGATCCAACCGTTATCTAACTTACGTGTGATGGGTAAATTTGGTGACTCAGTGACAACGGACCACATTTCTCCAGCGGGTGCGATTGGTAAAGATACGCCAGCAGGTCAATATTTAACAGCGAATGGTGTATCGCCACGTGATTTCAACTCATATGGTTCTCGTCGTGGTAACCATGAAGTAATGGTACGTGGTACATTTGCGAATATCCGTATTAAAAACCAACTTGCGCCAGGTACTGAAGGTGGTTATACAACTTACTGGCCAACTGGTGAAGTGATGCCGATTTTCGATGCTGCAATGAAATATAAAGAAGACGGTACTGGTTTAGTTGTATTAGCTGGTAACGACTATGGTATGGGATCTTCTCGTGACTGGGCGGCTAAAGGTACAAATCTTTTAGGTGTGAAAACAGTTATTGCGCAAAGTTACGAACGTATTCACCGTTCAAACTTAGTGATGATGGGTGTATTGCCTTTACAATTTAAAGAAGGTGAATCTGCCGATACATTAGGTTTAGACGGTACAGAAACAATTGCAGTTGACCTTGATGAAAATGTTCAACCAGGTCAAACAGTTAAAGTGACAGCGACGAAAGAAGATGGTACAACAGTTGAATTCGATGTAACTGCACGTTTCGATTCAAATGTTGAGATCGATTACTATCGTCACGGCGGTATTTTACAACTTGTATTACGTAAAAAGTTAGCTTCAGCCTAA
- the parE gene encoding DNA topoisomerase IV subunit B → MSAKKVNNYSDDAIQVLEGLEAVRKRPGMYIGSTDKRGLHHLVYEVVDNSVDEILNGYGNEINVTINEDESITVADNGRGMPTGTHRSGKPTVEVIFTVLHAGGKFGQGGYKTSGGLHGVGASVVNALSESLTVEIHRDGEIFEQQFAHGGVPQTKLIKKGKTKKTGTTVTFKPDPEIFKSATSFNFETLSERLQESAFLLQNLKITLEDRRAGKERSEAYHYEEGIKAFVSYVNEGKEVLHDVALFQGTANEIEVDVSFQYNDQYSESIMSFVNNVRTKDGGTHEVGFKTAMTRVFNEYARRIGDLKAKDKNLEGNDIREGLTAIISVRIPEHLLQFEGQTKSKLGTPEARSAVDAIVAEKLPFYLEEKGQLSKSLVKKAIKAQQAREAARKAREDARSGKKNKRKDTLLSGKLTPAQSKNIEKNELYLVEGDSAGGSAKLGRDRKFQAILPLRGKVINTEKARLEDIFKNEEINTIIHTIGAGVGNDFNLEDSNYNRIIIMTDADTDGAHIQVLLLTFFFKYMRPLVMAGRVYIALPPLYKLEKGKGKNKKVAYAWTDEELEKLQREMGKGFVLQRYKGLGEMNPDQLWETTMNPETRTLIRVQIDDEVRSSQRVSTLMGDKVAPRREWIERHVQFGMQEDLSILENEEIQILSDDDIAEEDA, encoded by the coding sequence GTGTCTGCAAAAAAGGTTAATAATTACTCTGATGATGCGATTCAAGTTTTAGAAGGACTTGAAGCCGTACGTAAAAGACCAGGCATGTACATAGGTTCTACAGATAAACGCGGTTTGCACCATTTAGTATATGAAGTCGTGGATAACTCTGTAGATGAAATTTTAAATGGATACGGGAACGAAATTAACGTAACAATCAATGAAGATGAAAGCATCACTGTGGCAGATAACGGTCGTGGTATGCCAACAGGGACACACCGTTCAGGTAAGCCGACTGTTGAAGTGATTTTTACGGTATTACATGCAGGTGGTAAATTCGGTCAAGGCGGCTACAAAACGTCAGGTGGTCTGCATGGTGTAGGGGCATCGGTAGTGAATGCTTTAAGTGAATCATTGACTGTAGAAATTCATCGTGACGGCGAAATTTTTGAACAGCAGTTCGCTCACGGTGGCGTACCTCAGACGAAATTGATTAAAAAAGGAAAGACGAAAAAAACGGGTACAACTGTAACATTTAAGCCAGATCCTGAAATTTTCAAGTCAGCAACAAGCTTTAATTTTGAAACTTTAAGTGAACGTCTTCAAGAGTCTGCATTTTTATTACAAAATTTAAAAATCACCTTGGAAGATCGTCGTGCAGGGAAAGAACGTAGCGAAGCGTATCATTACGAAGAGGGGATTAAAGCTTTTGTGAGCTATGTCAATGAAGGTAAAGAAGTGCTGCATGATGTCGCTTTGTTCCAAGGTACAGCGAATGAAATTGAAGTCGATGTGTCATTCCAATATAACGATCAGTACTCTGAAAGTATTATGAGCTTCGTTAACAATGTGCGTACAAAAGATGGTGGAACACATGAAGTCGGTTTTAAAACTGCGATGACACGTGTATTTAATGAATATGCTCGTCGTATTGGTGATTTAAAAGCGAAAGATAAAAATTTAGAAGGTAATGATATTCGTGAAGGTTTAACTGCCATTATTTCAGTACGTATTCCTGAACATTTATTACAATTCGAAGGTCAAACGAAGTCTAAACTCGGCACGCCAGAAGCAAGAAGTGCAGTTGATGCGATTGTCGCTGAGAAATTGCCGTTTTATCTAGAAGAAAAGGGTCAACTGTCTAAATCACTCGTTAAAAAAGCGATTAAGGCACAACAAGCACGTGAAGCCGCACGTAAAGCGAGAGAAGATGCCCGTTCTGGTAAAAAGAATAAACGTAAAGACACGTTATTATCAGGTAAATTAACGCCTGCACAAAGTAAAAACATTGAAAAAAACGAACTGTACTTAGTCGAAGGGGACTCAGCGGGGGGGTCTGCTAAATTAGGCCGTGACCGCAAATTCCAAGCGATTTTACCATTGCGCGGTAAAGTCATTAACACTGAAAAAGCACGTTTAGAAGATATTTTTAAAAATGAAGAAATCAATACGATTATTCATACGATTGGTGCAGGCGTAGGAAATGATTTTAACTTAGAAGACAGCAACTACAACCGCATTATTATTATGACCGATGCGGATACTGACGGAGCCCACATTCAAGTGTTGCTATTGACATTCTTCTTCAAATATATGAGACCGCTCGTGATGGCAGGACGTGTGTACATCGCCTTACCACCCCTTTATAAGTTAGAAAAAGGGAAAGGCAAAAATAAAAAGGTTGCATATGCTTGGACAGATGAAGAATTAGAAAAGTTGCAACGTGAAATGGGCAAAGGTTTTGTGCTGCAACGTTACAAAGGTTTAGGTGAAATGAACCCCGATCAGTTGTGGGAAACAACGATGAATCCTGAAACACGTACACTGATTCGTGTGCAAATAGACGATGAAGTCCGCTCGTCTCAACGTGTTTCAACATTGATGGGGGATAAAGTAGCACCGAGACGTGAATGGATTGAGCGCCATGTTCAATTCGGTATGCAAGAAGATCTAAGTATTTTAGAAAATGAAGAAATTCAAATTTTATCAGATGACGATATTGCAGAGGAGGACGCATAA
- the glcT gene encoding glucose PTS transporter transcription antiterminator GlcT produces MNQYTIKKVLNNNVLICEYQKSEVIIIGKGLGFNKKPGMRINDLDTIEKVFKLENKNEQDHYKMLVEHTDERVLRAVIDSVQMIMTHFELHHEESFIVSLTDHLIFALKRLEKGQLIKNPFLSETKYSYPEAYKIAKKVVARINLQLNTDFPEDEVGFIALHIASQADDIDLSEMQNVPKLINNAIRMIEHDMEIQIPVASIQYQRFVRHIHFLLQRLKKGERTTIELSFENLLKSQYPLCYNVAVKIVKMIQSQIDVQVDEAEVAYLTMHIQQLSLASQNQS; encoded by the coding sequence GTGAATCAATATACGATAAAAAAAGTCCTCAACAACAACGTGCTCATTTGCGAATATCAAAAATCAGAAGTTATTATTATTGGTAAAGGTCTTGGATTTAATAAAAAACCAGGGATGAGAATTAATGATTTGGATACGATTGAAAAAGTGTTTAAGTTGGAAAACAAAAACGAACAAGATCATTATAAGATGTTAGTTGAACATACCGATGAACGTGTCTTGCGTGCAGTTATTGATTCTGTGCAGATGATTATGACGCATTTTGAACTGCATCATGAAGAATCCTTTATTGTCTCATTAACGGATCACTTAATTTTTGCATTGAAACGCTTAGAAAAAGGACAGTTAATTAAAAATCCATTTTTAAGTGAGACAAAATACAGTTATCCAGAAGCGTATAAAATCGCTAAAAAGGTAGTGGCGCGTATTAACTTACAATTGAATACAGACTTTCCAGAAGATGAAGTAGGGTTTATTGCGCTGCATATTGCTTCTCAAGCTGACGATATCGATTTGAGCGAAATGCAAAATGTACCGAAGTTGATTAACAATGCGATTCGAATGATTGAACATGATATGGAGATTCAAATTCCAGTGGCATCCATTCAGTATCAACGGTTTGTGAGACATATTCATTTTCTGTTACAAAGGTTGAAAAAAGGCGAGCGTACGACAATTGAACTGAGTTTTGAAAACCTATTGAAGTCGCAATATCCATTATGCTATAATGTAGCTGTTAAAATAGTTAAAATGATACAATCACAAATCGATGTACAAGTGGACGAAGCTGAAGTCGCATATTTAACGATGCACATTCAGCAATTGTCACTGGCATCTCAAAATCAATCATAA
- the plsY gene encoding glycerol-3-phosphate 1-O-acyltransferase PlsY yields MVLILLFIVSYLIGSIPSGYLIGKIFFKKDIRKYGSGNMGATNSFRVLGKPAGFAVTFFDIFKGFIVVFLPVLFNVEIHGLLVGIFAILGHVYPIYLKFRGGKAVATSAGVMLAVNPILLLILAAIFFAILKLTKYVSLSSIIAAICCVIGSFFVSDYIMLITSFVVAILLIYRHMSNIKRIIKGTEPKIKWM; encoded by the coding sequence ATGGTGTTAATCCTACTATTCATCGTTAGCTATTTAATTGGTTCAATACCAAGTGGCTATTTAATTGGTAAGATTTTCTTCAAAAAAGATATTAGAAAATACGGTAGTGGTAATATGGGAGCCACAAATAGTTTTCGTGTACTTGGGAAGCCAGCTGGTTTTGCAGTCACATTTTTTGATATATTCAAAGGCTTTATCGTTGTATTTTTACCCGTACTTTTCAACGTAGAAATACACGGTTTACTCGTAGGAATTTTTGCAATTCTAGGACATGTTTATCCGATTTACTTAAAATTCCGTGGTGGAAAAGCTGTTGCAACAAGTGCTGGCGTGATGCTCGCGGTCAATCCAATTTTGTTACTGATTCTTGCAGCTATCTTTTTCGCTATTTTGAAATTAACAAAATACGTTTCTTTATCAAGTATTATTGCGGCTATTTGTTGTGTTATCGGCTCTTTCTTTGTGAGTGACTACATTATGCTAATTACAAGCTTTGTAGTGGCGATATTGTTGATTTATCGACATATGAGCAATATTAAACGCATTATTAAAGGCACAGAACCGAAAATTAAATGGATGTAA
- the menI gene encoding 1,4-dihydroxy-2-naphthoyl-CoA hydrolase MenI has protein sequence MIYALTEIEARYQETDQMGVIYHGNYATWFEVARTDYIRKLGLDYAEMEQAGIVSPVTELNIQYKKSVTYPEKVTIKTWVSRFSRLRSRYQYEIYNAKGELVTTGYTDNVIITKDAGKPVRLDKAFPNWYAVYHDVDQRNQAGENQEVK, from the coding sequence ATGATTTATGCATTAACAGAAATTGAAGCAAGATACCAAGAAACGGATCAAATGGGTGTCATTTATCACGGCAATTATGCGACTTGGTTTGAGGTGGCACGTACGGATTACATACGCAAGCTGGGCTTAGATTATGCAGAAATGGAACAAGCAGGCATTGTGTCGCCAGTAACTGAACTCAACATTCAATATAAAAAAAGTGTGACATATCCTGAAAAAGTGACAATTAAAACGTGGGTTTCTCGATTTTCGCGTTTACGTTCTCGTTATCAATACGAAATTTATAATGCAAAAGGTGAGCTTGTTACGACGGGATATACAGATAATGTTATCATTACGAAAGATGCGGGGAAACCTGTCCGTTTAGATAAAGCATTTCCGAACTGGTATGCTGTGTACCATGATGTAGATCAACGTAATCAAGCTGGAGAAAATCAAGAAGTCAAATAG
- a CDS encoding alanine/glycine:cation symporter family protein — protein sequence MRDFDSLIPDWFKAFIQIGNDLIWSQYLIGLLLTVGLFFSISSKFVQIRWLPEMFRALTDKSETLESGKKGISSFQAFAISAGSRVGTGNIAGVATAIVLGGPGAVFWMWIIAIIGAASAFIEATLAQVYKVPDKEGGFRGGPAYYITKGLNQRWLGVLFAILITVTFAFVFNTVQSNTIAESLNTQYKISPVVTGIILAVITAIVIFGGVRSIATLSSVIVPVMAIIYILIVLVILVMNIDQIFPMISTIIKSAFGIDQATGGAVGFAVLQGVKRGLFSNEAGMGSAPNAAATAAVSHPVKQGLIQSLGVFFDTILVCTATAIMILLYSGLRFGEGEAQGVAVTQSALNEHLGSVGGVFLSIAVALFAFSSVVGNYYYGQSNIEFLSTNKIVLFIFRCLVVILVFVGAVVKTETVWNTADVFMGLMAIVNIIAIIGLSNIALAVMRDYQRQRKEGKRPIFKPEELEINLFGIESWGNALHKNKNKD from the coding sequence GTGAGAGATTTTGATAGTTTAATTCCGGATTGGTTTAAAGCATTTATTCAAATAGGGAACGACTTGATTTGGTCACAATACTTAATCGGGTTACTGTTGACAGTAGGTTTGTTTTTCTCAATTAGTTCAAAGTTTGTCCAAATTCGATGGCTTCCTGAGATGTTTCGTGCATTAACCGATAAATCCGAAACTTTAGAAAGTGGTAAGAAGGGGATTTCATCATTCCAAGCTTTTGCCATTAGTGCAGGCTCGCGTGTAGGTACAGGAAACATTGCCGGTGTTGCAACTGCGATTGTGCTTGGTGGCCCTGGTGCTGTTTTTTGGATGTGGATTATTGCAATCATTGGTGCAGCGAGTGCCTTTATTGAAGCAACGTTAGCACAAGTTTATAAAGTGCCTGACAAAGAAGGGGGCTTCCGCGGTGGTCCTGCTTACTACATCACAAAAGGGCTGAATCAACGTTGGTTAGGTGTGTTATTTGCGATATTGATCACTGTGACATTCGCATTTGTTTTTAACACAGTACAATCGAACACTATTGCGGAGTCATTAAATACACAATATAAAATTAGTCCTGTTGTGACGGGTATCATTTTAGCAGTCATTACAGCGATTGTTATTTTCGGTGGTGTGCGCAGTATCGCAACATTATCATCAGTGATTGTACCGGTCATGGCAATTATTTATATTTTAATCGTGTTAGTCATTTTAGTGATGAACATCGATCAAATTTTCCCGATGATTTCTACAATCATTAAAAGTGCTTTCGGTATCGACCAAGCAACAGGTGGTGCAGTTGGTTTTGCTGTACTACAAGGTGTGAAACGTGGTCTTTTCTCAAACGAAGCAGGGATGGGTTCAGCACCGAACGCAGCTGCAACTGCCGCAGTATCACATCCTGTAAAACAAGGATTAATTCAATCATTAGGTGTATTCTTTGATACGATTTTAGTTTGTACAGCGACAGCGATTATGATTTTATTATATTCAGGTTTGCGATTTGGTGAAGGTGAAGCACAAGGTGTGGCGGTGACACAATCTGCATTAAATGAACACTTAGGCAGTGTAGGTGGGGTTTTCTTATCCATCGCCGTTGCATTATTTGCGTTTTCATCTGTTGTGGGTAACTATTACTACGGCCAATCCAACATTGAGTTTTTATCCACTAATAAAATTGTGTTATTTATTTTCCGCTGTCTTGTCGTTATTCTTGTATTCGTTGGTGCAGTTGTAAAGACCGAAACAGTTTGGAATACGGCTGACGTATTTATGGGATTAATGGCTATCGTCAATATTATCGCCATTATCGGTTTGTCCAATATTGCTTTAGCGGTTATGCGCGACTATCAACGTCAACGTAAAGAAGGCAAGCGCCCGATTTTTAAACCAGAAGAATTAGAAATCAATTTATTTGGTATTGAATCTTGGGGAAACGCTCTTCATAAAAATAAAAACAAGGATTAA
- the parC gene encoding DNA topoisomerase IV subunit A codes for MAEIIQNLPLVDVIGDRFGRYSKYIIQERALPDVRDGLKPVQRRILYSMYSNGNTYDKHFRKSAKTVGDVIGQLHPHGDSSVYDAMVRLSQDWKLRHVLVEMHGNNGSIDNDPPAAMRYTEAKLSQLSEQILRDIHKDTVDFVPNYDDTEMEPMVLPARFPNLLVNGSTGISAGYATDIPPHNLAEVITATLKYIDNPDLTVKQLMKYIKGPDFPTGGIVQGIDGIKKAYETGKGKVVVRAKADIETLRNGRSQIIVTEIPYEVNKSSLVKKIDELRADKKVEGIVEVRDETDRSGLRVAVELKKDVNATSILNFLYKNTDLQVAYNFNMVAITEGRPKLMGIKPIISSYLNHQIEVVTRRTSFDLKHTEERMHIVEGLMKALSILDEVIALIRNSKNKRDAKDNLVETYDFTEAQAEAIVMLQLYRLTNTDIVALQEEYDALKQKIAALKHILENHDALLDVIKEELSEIKKQFKQPRLSVIEEKISEIKIDKEVIVPSETVMLSLTQEGYIKRTSLRSYNASGKEEIGLKERDGVLKIIETNTQDYAMVFTNKGRYLLIPVHKLPDVKWKDLGQHVSQIVPIEEDERVVDCYTVSEFNDECAIITATRQGMIKKSLLSGFKSTRTTKPLVAMKVKEGDALISVVLVPTDASSQLITLLTHRGMSLTYPMSELPDTGLRAAGIKAINLKDEDHVVLADHIQTEDTILIATQRGALKRIGFKVLQQAKRAQRGITLLKELKKQPHRVVAARVCRPEQSKYRLVSQQDETTGLIKDIHLSEQYTNGSFVVDTSTFGEIEDLYVD; via the coding sequence ATGGCTGAAATCATCCAAAATTTACCTTTAGTTGACGTTATTGGTGATCGTTTTGGTCGCTACAGTAAATACATCATTCAAGAGCGTGCTTTGCCTGATGTGCGCGATGGATTGAAACCGGTGCAGCGTCGTATTCTGTATTCAATGTATTCGAACGGCAATACGTATGATAAACATTTTCGTAAAAGTGCCAAAACAGTCGGGGACGTGATTGGTCAGCTGCATCCACACGGGGACAGTTCTGTGTATGATGCAATGGTCCGTTTGAGTCAAGACTGGAAATTACGTCACGTGCTCGTTGAAATGCACGGGAATAACGGGAGTATTGATAATGATCCTCCTGCTGCGATGCGTTACACTGAAGCGAAATTAAGTCAGTTATCTGAACAAATTTTACGTGATATTCATAAAGATACTGTTGATTTTGTACCGAACTATGATGATACCGAAATGGAGCCTATGGTATTGCCGGCACGTTTTCCAAATTTATTAGTGAATGGTTCTACAGGGATTTCAGCGGGTTACGCGACGGATATTCCACCGCACAACTTAGCGGAAGTCATTACGGCGACGTTGAAATATATCGACAATCCCGATCTGACAGTGAAGCAGCTCATGAAATATATTAAAGGGCCTGATTTTCCGACAGGCGGTATTGTTCAAGGCATCGATGGCATTAAAAAAGCTTATGAGACAGGTAAAGGGAAAGTCGTTGTACGTGCCAAAGCCGACATTGAAACGTTGCGTAATGGGCGTAGTCAAATTATCGTGACAGAAATTCCTTACGAAGTGAATAAAAGCAGTCTCGTGAAAAAGATTGATGAGTTACGTGCAGACAAAAAGGTTGAAGGGATTGTCGAAGTGCGTGATGAAACCGATCGAAGTGGCTTACGTGTCGCTGTTGAATTGAAAAAAGATGTAAATGCGACATCAATTTTAAACTTCTTATACAAAAATACTGATTTACAAGTGGCGTACAACTTCAACATGGTTGCGATTACAGAAGGACGCCCAAAATTAATGGGAATCAAGCCAATTATTAGTAGTTATCTCAACCACCAAATTGAAGTTGTGACACGTCGTACAAGCTTTGATTTAAAGCATACAGAAGAGCGTATGCATATTGTTGAAGGGCTGATGAAGGCACTTTCTATTTTAGATGAAGTCATCGCATTAATTCGAAATTCAAAAAATAAGCGTGATGCGAAAGATAATTTAGTTGAAACGTATGACTTTACCGAAGCCCAAGCAGAAGCCATTGTGATGTTACAACTTTATCGTTTAACGAATACGGACATTGTGGCATTGCAAGAAGAGTATGATGCTCTTAAACAAAAAATTGCGGCATTGAAACATATTTTAGAAAACCACGATGCATTACTCGATGTGATTAAAGAAGAGTTATCTGAAATCAAAAAGCAATTTAAACAGCCACGTCTGTCGGTCATTGAAGAGAAAATTTCTGAAATTAAAATCGATAAAGAAGTGATTGTCCCAAGTGAAACAGTCATGTTAAGTCTGACGCAAGAAGGGTATATTAAACGGACATCGTTAAGAAGTTACAATGCGAGTGGTAAAGAAGAAATTGGCTTAAAAGAGCGCGATGGTGTGTTGAAAATCATTGAAACCAATACACAAGATTACGCGATGGTCTTTACGAACAAAGGCCGTTACTTGCTCATACCTGTGCATAAATTGCCTGACGTGAAATGGAAAGATTTGGGTCAACATGTGTCTCAAATCGTGCCAATTGAAGAAGACGAACGTGTGGTAGATTGTTACACGGTGTCTGAATTCAATGATGAGTGCGCAATTATTACAGCGACACGCCAAGGTATGATTAAGAAAAGTTTGTTGTCTGGCTTTAAGTCAACGCGGACAACAAAGCCGCTCGTAGCGATGAAAGTGAAAGAAGGCGATGCGCTCATTTCGGTGGTGCTTGTGCCAACAGATGCGTCGTCACAACTTATTACATTGTTAACACACCGAGGCATGTCACTGACTTATCCGATGTCTGAACTGCCAGATACTGGATTACGTGCAGCTGGAATTAAAGCGATTAATTTAAAAGACGAAGATCATGTCGTTCTGGCTGATCACATTCAAACAGAAGATACGATTTTAATTGCGACACAACGCGGGGCATTGAAGCGTATTGGTTTTAAAGTGTTACAACAAGCGAAACGTGCACAACGTGGTATTACGTTATTAAAAGAGTTGAAAAAGCAACCACATCGCGTTGTTGCAGCACGTGTATGTCGCCCTGAGCAGTCAAAATATCGACTTGTATCTCAACAAGATGAGACAACAGGATTGATCAAAGACATTCACTTGTCAGAACAGTACACAAATGGTAGTTTTGTGGTTGATACGAGTACATTCGGTGAAATTGAAGACCTATATGTGGACTAG
- a CDS encoding HesB/YadR/YfhF family protein, with protein MKIELTDDAVQWFRDELELPEEGKVLQFYVRYGGEFQLKQGFSPAFNVEFESDIDEIGFEETFNDIRIVIAEKDVWYFEDHILHIDIQDDEVIYQAEAIEA; from the coding sequence GTGAAAATTGAACTTACAGATGACGCTGTCCAATGGTTCAGAGACGAGTTAGAATTACCTGAAGAAGGAAAAGTATTACAATTCTATGTGCGTTATGGTGGCGAATTCCAACTCAAACAAGGCTTTAGCCCCGCTTTTAATGTAGAATTTGAAAGTGATATTGATGAAATTGGCTTTGAGGAAACATTTAACGACATTCGCATCGTAATTGCCGAAAAAGACGTTTGGTATTTTGAGGATCACATCTTGCATATTGATATTCAGGATGATGAAGTGATTTATCAAGCGGAGGCTATTGAAGCTTAG